gagaatattgtgatcaactgtatcaaatgcagcactgagatctaacatgacaagtacagacacaagtccattatctgaggccatgagaatatcattggtgaccttcatcagagctgtttcagtgctatgatgagctctgaagcctgactgaaactcctcaagtaggtcattactttgtaaatgttcacaaagttgattagcaactactttctcaagaattttagataagaaaagaagattagatataggtctgtaatttactaactcatcttgatcaagagaaggttttttaagtaaaggtttaataacagctactttaaaagcctgtggtacatatccatttaccaaggatagattaatcatgtctaaaatagagccactgatcagagggaatacctccttaaacaactcggttgggattgggtctaacatacaggtagaaggtttagatgaagctaaaagtttagatagctcagaaagctctactgcttctaaacagttgaaacactgcacaggttctaaagatacctccaacgctgcctcacttactgaggacgaggtaatcatgtttgggaggatgccaattattttattttcaatggaatcaattttatttatgaagaatcccataaaatcattactgctaagagctatgggaatggatggatcaacggaactatgactctgtgtaagtttggcaactctACTGAAGataaatctaggattattttgttctcctcaattaatgatgaaaaatatgctgctctaactctgtgaagggtctttttatacaacagtagactgtctttccagattaggtaagATTCCtcatggtgtgtagagcgccattttctgtccaatttcctaacattgtgcttcaaggaacgcagctctgaattaaaccagggagccagcttcctctgaataatcaccttctttttaaagggagctacattgtctaatgcagaacgcaatgaggaagtcataCCGTTAACAAAGTCATCTTACTGCAAGAAGGACTTTCTCTACTTGAAAATGAATCTGGCCTCTACTCATCGTAACTCTCATTACTTCAAAAGCGGAGTCACAGGAGCTGGACTGGCCATTCTTTCCAAACTCCAAATCCTTGACATGTCCCTTATCGCTACTCTTTGAACGGTTACCCTTACATGGCTCACCATGGGGACTGGTTTGGAGGCAAAGCCGTTGGGATGGCCATTCTGAATCTGGCGGCCCTGACTGCAAATGTCTATGTCACACAACTGTATGCAGAATACAGCAGAGAGAAGGAGTCTTACCTCTCCAACAGAGTGGTCCAGGCCTGGGAGCTGCAGCAATTCATCCGCCCTTTACGTCTACAGGAGCAGATGTAGTCACTGTGAGAGGTGACCTCAACATGCACCCTCAGGACCTCGGCTGCAGACTACTGATGTCTTACACTGGACTGAGGGACTCTTATGTAGAAACAGCAAAATTTGATGTGTGTGAAAATGGTATGACTTTAATAGCAGACAACCTTTTCATCAGTAAACATGAGCTCATCCCCTCTGAGAAGGGTGTTTTGATTAACTACATCTTGTTCAAGGGTTCCTCCAAAGCCGCCATTTATTGTGATTTCCTGTCGACCACCAAAGGCTCCGTTCCTGGCCATCTTCTCCCATTTTCTGATCGGGAGGTTCCCACGGCCGAGTTACGGCAAGAATCTCGCATTCCAACTCAGGCTGGAAGTGACAAGACTCAGGACAGTCCCTCAGAGAAGCTAGCTGAGCTGGTTGACAGTCTAACCGAGGCATGCACAGAAGTCAAAATAGGCTTGGCTCTGCTCTTCCTGGAGCTGGCCATAGCAACGGTTCCCTGCTTCGCTCTGGGAGCCCAGTAGCATTTCCCTCATATATCCTTCTACCTGCTGGCCGCCCTGTGCTTCACTATTCTGTTGATCGCCTCTCTGCTGTACATCTTTTGTACCATGGAGCTGAAGTCTCTCCAGGGGGCAGAAGACCAGATGAGGCTGGCTGTAGGTAGTCTGTAAGAAAAGCTTAGAGGGTTTCCTGTAGGTCAGCCTCACAATGTTCCACAAAAGGTCCACAGAGGGACAACAGCCCAGTGCTTTGGATCCAGAGGAATAACTTCAAAGTAGAAGCTTATAGCAAAAGGTCTTTAAACTCAGCTTTAGTCTGTTCCTCTAAATATGATTTTGAGATTAAGAATAAGACATCAGAATGAACTGTGAATAGGAAACTTTTCTGAAAGTAGAACAGGACACACGCTTTgatatttttatacttttataaagTCATCTGCacgcttttttatttcttcttcctcttgttGACTTCTTTGTGTCATGTtcatttgatgctcagtttttctgttttatagacttttactgtgaagctcttggtgatttcatctgggaaaactgctggatgaatatttacttccttcctaattgttctggttactccacagagtggaccagcagaactcagaggttcccagaggtccgtctgcccggcagcatcaaacccagctggactccatatttatggtctgtacatgtacaacaactacttttccatcggttctgttcagtcgtctccatgctggactttgtggaccagtggaccatcagtctgtccaacatggtccggatgtttggatccatgatctcagtctgatgtgtccttcatatattattctgttccagctgctggaggacaacattgtcacttttgtgaagaaggagctcaagaagatccagaaggttctgagtccagatgatccagactgctcagagagtcagagagatgatgaggaggaggtgttggaaggtgaggatgaagagcagaggaggagcagcagagaggctctgatgaagatcactctgaacttcctgaggaggatgaagcaggaggagctggctgaccgtctgcagagcagtaagaagatttctacaaagatttaacctgatggataaatcacacatttactgatgtctgaagagatggaatcacatttattcacatcatcttcagACGATTAtttggtttccttcctgatttaactttttctgttaatttagaaCATCTTGCTGCAGTTCAACAAaaacttaaatctggtctgaaggagaagttccagtgtgtgtttgaggggatcgctaaagcaggaagtccaacccttctgaaccagatctacacagagctctacatcacagagggagggactggagaggtcaatgatgaacatgaggtcagacagattgaaacagcatccaggaaaccacacagaccagaaacaaccatcagacaagaagacatctttaaagtcccacctggaagagatcaaccaatcagaacagtgatgacaaagggagtggctggcattgggaaaacagtcttaacccagaagttcactctggactgggctgaagacaaagcccaccagaacatccacttcatatttccattcaccttcagagagctgaatgtgctgaaagagaaaaagttcagcttggtggaccttgttcatcatTTCTTTAGTGAAATCAAaggaatctgcagctttgaacacttccaggttctgttcatcttcgatggtctggatgagagtcgacttcctctggacttccagaaccaggagatcctgactgatgctacagagttcacctcagtggatgttctgctgacaaacctcatcagggggaaactgcttccctctgctcgcctctggataaccacacgacctgcagcagccaatcagatccctcctgagtgcgttggcatggtgacagaggtcagagggttcactgacccacagaaggaggagtacttcaggaagagattcagagatgaggagcaggccaggaggatcatctcccacatgaagacatcaagaagcctccacatcatgtgccacatcccagtcttctgctggatcactgctacggttctggaggacgtgttggaaaccagagagggaggagagctgcccagcaccctgactgacatgtacatccacttcctggtggttcagaccaaagtgaagaaggtcaagtatgatggaggagctgaaacagatccacactggagtccagagagcaggaagatgatcaagtctctgggaaaactggcttttgatcagctgcagaaaggaaacctgatcttctatgaatcagacctgacagagtgtggcatcgatatcagagcagcctcagtgtactcaggagtgttcacacagatctttagagaggagagagggctgtaccaggacaaggtgttctgcttcgtccatctgagtgttcaggagtttctggctgctcttcatgttcatcgGACCATCATAAATCATGGTCtcaacctgatggaagaaacacaaacatctaagaagtctttattttctaagaaaCCTAAACTAAAGTCTCTTCACCAGACAGCTGTTGATAAGgccttacagagtccaaatggacacctggacttgttcctccggttcctcctgggactttcactgcagaccaatcagagactcctacaaggcctgctgacacagacaggaagtagctcacagaccaatcaggaaacagttcagtacatcaaggagcagatcagtgagaatgtgtctgcagagaaaagcatcaatctgttccactgtctgaatgaactgaatgatcATTCTCTAGTGGcggagatccaacagtctctgagttcaggaagtctctccacagataaactgtctcctgctcagtggtcagctctgatcttcatcttagtgtcatcagcagaagatctggatgtgtttgacctgaagaaatactctgcttcagaggaggttctcctgaggctgctgccagtggttaaagcctccaacaaagctctgtaaggacacagattgttgctacttttatttctgatagtaAGAAATCTGCTAATGAGGTAAAGATTGCTTCATgttgcttcagtttatttataataaaccagtttacaacaaaaggcaacataaagacgtgtaaaatcagacagatccatcaatctttccatggagaacattggtgactgtaaagaaatcaacaatatttctgatgaattgtttaacagaagatttttcttcttgtctcctcagactgagtggctgtaacctctcagagagaagctgtgaagctctgtcctcagttctcagctcccagtcctccagtctcagagaactggacctgaggaacaacaacctgcaggattcaggagtgaagcttctctctgctggactgaagagtccaaactgcagactggaaactttcaggtacaaagttctccatcctgttgaaaccagatttctgtccctTACCTGTTGAAACGTTGATGGAAatattaccgtattttcccgACTATAAGCCGCTACTTTTTCCCCATGCTTCGAACCATGCGGTTTATAATGTGGTGCGGCTTTTCTGTGGATTTTTCGTAACCCGCCAAGGGGCGCTTtagcagaaagttaaaaaaaacgagACGGTAGGGAAGTCAAAGTTGGAAATCAAAGAAGAAGATAGCgctaatttttatttagcacttgTAAGCAGCAGGCACGACAAAACGACAAAACCATACCCACTCATTATGGAAACCACACGAAGAAGTTCGTATGATGCCGCTTTTAAGTTGAAGGCCATCGATCTGGCAGTACAGGAAGGAAATAGAGCTGCCGCACGTAAACTTGACGTGAACGAATCCATGGTTCGGCGCTGGAGACGGCAGCGGGAAGAACtcattcaaagtaaaaaaactaGAAAGGCTTTCAGAGGACATAAAAGCAGGTCGCCTGAACTTGAAAATGTTGTTGAGGACTGGGTTAACACTCAGAGAGCAGGTGGCCGAGGTGTATCCACCGTGCAAATCCGGCTGAAAGCCAAATCAGTCGCCCGCGAAATGAATATTGAGAATTTCAACGGAGGACCGTCTTGGTGTGTCAGATTCATGAGGAGAAAGAACCTGTCC
This portion of the Fundulus heteroclitus isolate FHET01 unplaced genomic scaffold, MU-UCD_Fhet_4.1 scaffold_43, whole genome shotgun sequence genome encodes:
- the LOC118560422 gene encoding NACHT, LRR and PYD domains-containing protein 12-like — encoded protein: QEELADRLQSKHLAAVQQKLKSGLKEKFQCVFEGIAKAGSPTLLNQIYTELYITEGGTGEVNDEHEVRQIETASRKPHRPETTIRQEDIFKVPPGRDQPIRTVMTKGVAGIGKTVLTQKFTLDWAEDKAHQNIHFIFPFTFRELNVLKEKKFSLVDLVHHFFSEIKGICSFEHFQVLFIFDGLDESRLPLDFQNQEILTDATEFTSVDVLLTNLIRGKLLPSARLWITTRPAAANQIPPECVGMVTEVRGFTDPQKEEYFRKRFRDEEQARRIISHMKTSRSLHIMCHIPVFCWITATVLEDVLETREGGELPSTLTDMYIHFLVVQTKVKKVKYDGGAETDPHWSPESRKMIKSLGKLAFDQLQKGNLIFYESDLTECGIDIRAASVYSGVFTQIFREERGLYQDKVFCFVHLSVQEFLAALHVHRTIINHGLNLMEETQTSKKSLFSKKPKLKSLHQTAVDKALQSPNGHLDLFLRFLLGLSLQTNQRLLQGLLTQTGSSSQTNQETVQYIKEQISENVSAEKSINLFHCLNELNDHSLVAEIQQSLSSGSLSTDKLSPAQWSALIFILVSSAEDLDVFDLKKYSASEEVLLRLLPVVKASNKALLSGCNLSERSCEALSSVLSSQSSSLRELDLRNNNLQDSGVKLLSAGLKSPNCRLETFRLSGCNLSERSCEALSSVLSSQSSSLRELDLSNNNLQDSGVKLLSAGLESPNCRLETLRLSGCNLSERSCEALSSVLSSQSSSLRELDLSNNNLQDSGVKLLSAGLESPNCRLETLRLSGCNLSERSCEALSTVLSSQSSSLRELDLSNNNLQDSGVKLLSAGLESPNCRLETLSLSGCLVSEEGSASLKSALSSNPSHLKELDLSYNHPGDSGVKQLSAGLKDPHWGLEALRVEPAGVRWLTPGLRKYSCQLTIDTNTVSRNLKLSQDNRKVTHVEELQSYPDHPDRFYHHQLLCRTGLTGRCYWEVEWRGEVYISVGYRRIRRKGNSGDCWFGGNDQSWSLSCSDGVGYSVWHNNRVTSISSSSVSNRAAVYVDCPAGILSFYRVSSDSLIHLHTFNTTFTEPLHPGFGVWRSSSASSVFLC